One Leptolyngbya sp. 'hensonii' genomic region harbors:
- a CDS encoding tetratricopeptide repeat protein, which produces MNDQQFIRHLPDFYWDWGQESVRPRDDRFAQMLAQVESSLSASTLQLLNVAVTCLEAEEVYCEVGSAQGASLIAALLDHPDTLALAVDDFSDGDPFGTNAIQLMHHLETAALTEQVLFFQQDFAAFFYDLAQEEFPPKIGLYFYDGAHDYRSQLMSWLLVRPFLADRALLISPHSNWEAVQQASLDFIATYPACKVWLNLFTDHPHHPSFGNGLQILSWNVHNRQPYPWEILQEARHPILIEAIQGLQAPRKQEIVAPLITAAIVAQAEYNPQALRDDERNPGTVAWLQKPLLRAARAYRQALNWAPSRADLWHHLGTVYIELEAYPQAIEMLQKALELEPHQAVRHYNLGFVAEKAGDRARAMEAYQRAIQIDPMLAQAYEGWGRLLIQAGEDEQAEAIYRDAIVHLPEQGFGYAGLGEMQFRLGHLDAAISAYQQALAIHPSQCQWLEQLGLAFAARQNPLQAAFYLAEAAYGVGQYQTAINQYQRWLTLRSPETDVPLSLYLNLARAYEALQQPVAAATVYRQGLQNFPHQDILLFSLLTTLQHSGETAAALQVATEVVQQQPDRLDWEFEHCRIFPILYETPAEIEVYRNRFTVGLAKLTSSIDLIAPPTRSQALAIASRRTNFFLQYQGQDDRGLQAQYGHYLQQVMAAHYPEWSQPLPRYRTSDPDRIRIGYCSAFFYQHTVAKLFLGWLKYRTVPEFEVVCYHLGNSTDPFTRQWQAHSDRFHHLPGDLEAVCRQIRADNLDILVYPELGMHPMTLMLAGLRLAPVQCMAWGHPITSGLPTIDYFLSSDWMEPEAAQSHYSETLIRLPQAGIAYPRPDVPPPTRTRADFRLREDAIVYLSNQSLFKYLPQHDRHFAEIACQVPQAQFAFLGYQIGSRVNDQFWQRLQRAFACLGLAVEDYCVIVPRLSQVGFWNLNQISDIFLDTLDWGGGNTTLDAIACGLPIVTCPGQFLRGRHASALLRTLGMTETIASTPAAFVQIAVRLGLDANYRADIRQRMQGQSDRLFDDRSCLPALEAFYRQVVKNPG; this is translated from the coding sequence ATGAATGACCAGCAATTCATTCGCCATCTCCCTGATTTCTATTGGGATTGGGGCCAGGAGTCGGTACGACCCCGGGACGATCGCTTTGCCCAGATGTTGGCTCAGGTCGAAAGTTCACTGTCTGCCAGTACCCTGCAGTTGCTGAATGTAGCGGTGACCTGCTTAGAAGCGGAAGAGGTGTACTGTGAGGTGGGGTCTGCCCAGGGGGCTAGTTTGATCGCAGCCCTGCTGGATCATCCGGACACCTTGGCCTTGGCCGTTGATGATTTCTCAGATGGGGATCCTTTTGGCACCAATGCCATCCAACTGATGCACCATTTAGAAACGGCAGCCCTGACCGAACAAGTCCTCTTTTTTCAGCAGGATTTTGCAGCTTTTTTCTATGATCTGGCCCAGGAAGAATTCCCACCGAAAATTGGTCTTTACTTTTATGATGGAGCCCATGATTATCGCTCCCAGTTAATGAGTTGGCTGCTGGTCCGCCCCTTTCTGGCCGATCGAGCCCTGCTCATTTCCCCTCACAGTAACTGGGAGGCCGTACAACAGGCCAGCCTGGACTTCATCGCAACCTATCCAGCTTGCAAAGTATGGCTGAATTTATTTACAGACCATCCCCATCACCCCAGTTTTGGCAATGGCTTGCAGATCTTAAGTTGGAATGTCCACAACCGCCAGCCCTATCCCTGGGAGATCTTGCAGGAGGCCCGTCACCCGATTTTGATTGAGGCGATTCAGGGCTTGCAGGCTCCGCGAAAACAGGAAATCGTTGCGCCTTTAATCACGGCTGCGATCGTCGCCCAGGCCGAATATAATCCCCAGGCGTTGCGGGATGACGAGCGCAATCCAGGCACCGTGGCCTGGCTGCAAAAACCCCTGCTCCGGGCGGCCCGAGCCTATCGGCAGGCCCTGAATTGGGCACCTTCCAGGGCCGATCTCTGGCATCACCTGGGTACGGTGTATATTGAACTGGAAGCCTATCCCCAGGCGATTGAGATGTTGCAGAAAGCGCTGGAGCTGGAGCCCCATCAGGCGGTTCGCCATTATAATCTCGGCTTTGTGGCTGAAAAAGCGGGCGATCGGGCGCGGGCGATGGAGGCTTATCAGAGGGCGATTCAGATCGATCCAATGTTGGCTCAGGCTTATGAGGGATGGGGCAGACTGCTGATTCAGGCTGGGGAGGATGAGCAGGCAGAGGCCATCTATCGCGACGCGATCGTCCATCTGCCGGAACAGGGTTTTGGCTATGCTGGGCTGGGGGAGATGCAATTTCGTCTGGGTCACCTGGATGCGGCGATCTCAGCCTATCAACAGGCCCTGGCGATCCATCCATCCCAATGCCAATGGTTGGAGCAATTAGGATTGGCTTTTGCGGCCCGACAAAATCCTCTCCAGGCAGCATTTTATCTGGCAGAAGCGGCCTATGGGGTGGGACAGTATCAGACGGCGATCAACCAGTATCAACGCTGGCTGACCCTGAGATCGCCGGAAACTGACGTTCCTCTTTCCCTTTATCTCAATCTGGCCAGAGCATACGAAGCCCTGCAGCAGCCGGTCGCCGCAGCCACGGTTTACCGGCAGGGATTGCAGAACTTTCCCCACCAGGACATCCTGCTGTTTTCCTTACTGACGACTCTGCAGCATAGTGGGGAGACGGCGGCGGCCCTGCAGGTGGCAACAGAGGTGGTGCAGCAGCAGCCCGATCGGTTGGACTGGGAGTTTGAGCACTGCCGAATTTTCCCAATCCTGTATGAGACACCTGCTGAGATCGAGGTCTACCGGAACCGATTCACAGTTGGACTGGCCAAGCTGACCTCTTCGATCGACTTGATTGCTCCCCCGACTCGTTCCCAGGCTCTAGCGATCGCATCCCGTCGGACTAACTTTTTTCTCCAGTATCAGGGGCAGGACGATCGAGGCTTGCAGGCCCAGTATGGTCACTACCTGCAGCAGGTAATGGCAGCCCACTATCCTGAGTGGTCCCAACCCTTACCCCGGTACCGGACCAGTGATCCCGATCGGATTCGGATTGGGTACTGCTCTGCTTTCTTTTACCAGCATACGGTGGCCAAATTGTTCCTGGGCTGGTTGAAATACCGCACTGTGCCAGAGTTTGAGGTTGTGTGCTACCACCTAGGCAACAGTACGGATCCCTTCACCCGGCAATGGCAGGCCCACAGCGATCGCTTTCACCATCTCCCTGGCGATCTGGAAGCGGTCTGTCGTCAGATCCGGGCCGACAACCTGGACATCCTGGTTTATCCTGAACTGGGCATGCATCCGATGACCCTGATGTTAGCGGGACTGCGACTAGCTCCTGTGCAGTGCATGGCCTGGGGGCATCCCATTACCTCCGGCCTGCCCACGATCGACTACTTCCTCTCCAGTGATTGGATGGAACCAGAGGCAGCCCAGTCCCATTACAGCGAAACCCTGATTCGCCTGCCCCAGGCGGGGATCGCCTATCCCCGACCCGACGTGCCGCCCCCGACCCGCACTCGGGCAGATTTTCGGCTGCGAGAGGACGCGATCGTTTATCTCTCCAACCAGTCCCTGTTCAAATATCTACCCCAGCACGATCGGCATTTCGCCGAAATTGCCTGTCAGGTGCCCCAGGCCCAATTTGCTTTCCTGGGGTATCAAATCGGCTCCCGCGTCAATGACCAGTTTTGGCAGCGGCTGCAGCGGGCTTTTGCCTGCTTAGGACTGGCTGTTGAGGATTACTGTGTGATTGTGCCCCGCTTGAGCCAGGTCGGGTTCTGGAATTTAAACCAGATCTCAGATATTTTCCTGGACACCCTGGATTGGGGCGGTGGTAACACGACCCTGGACGCGATCGCCTGTGGTTTGCCGATCGTCACCTGTCCGGGCCAGTTCCTGCGGGGACGACATGCCTCGGCCCTGCTTCGCACCCTGGGCATGACAGAAACGATCGCCTCGACCCCAGCAGCCTTTGTCCAGATTGCCGTTCGCTTGGGCCTGGATGCCAACTATCGGGCTGATATTCGGCAACGAATGCAAGGGCAGAGCGATCGTCTCTTCGACGATAGAAGCTGTCTGCCTGCCCTAGAAGCTTTTTATCGGCAGGTGGTAAAGAATCCTGGGTAG
- a CDS encoding Uma2 family endonuclease has translation MSTEILVPASEIPLFAEERVMLHNISWETFEQLLAEAGDCRNTRFHYLEGTLEIMAPLSRHEGSNRFIESLISAIVEELDIDMRKLGSLTLKRRDRRAGGEPDSCYYIQNEAIVRSIVEIDLRTAPPPDLVLEVDITSPSTRRLPIYANLGVPELWQYDGKTLQYYILQDQDYVPVDQSPTFPWLPPAIILEFLQKRLILGETKAIREFKAWVREQGE, from the coding sequence ATGAGTACCGAAATCCTGGTTCCAGCATCAGAGATTCCCCTGTTTGCGGAAGAACGGGTCATGCTGCACAACATCAGTTGGGAAACCTTCGAACAACTCCTGGCGGAGGCAGGCGATTGCCGCAACACCCGGTTTCATTACTTGGAGGGAACCTTAGAAATTATGGCACCCCTGTCCCGTCATGAAGGTAGCAATCGGTTTATTGAAAGCTTAATTAGCGCAATCGTGGAGGAACTGGACATTGACATGCGGAAGCTGGGTTCCCTGACCCTGAAGCGCCGCGATCGCAGGGCAGGGGGTGAGCCAGATTCCTGCTACTACATTCAGAATGAAGCGATCGTTCGGAGCATCGTTGAAATTGACCTGCGGACCGCTCCACCCCCTGATCTGGTGCTGGAGGTAGATATCACCAGTCCCTCAACCCGCCGCCTGCCCATCTATGCCAATCTGGGGGTGCCAGAACTCTGGCAGTATGATGGCAAAACGTTGCAGTACTACATTCTCCAGGATCAGGACTACGTACCTGTGGACCAGAGTCCAACTTTTCCCTGGTTACCGCCTGCAATCATCCTGGAATTCCTGCAAAAGCGCCTTATCCTGGGTGAAACTAAGGCCATTCGGGAGTTTAAAGCCTGGGTCCGGGAGCAGGGGGAATAA
- a CDS encoding hemolysin family protein: protein MAVEIFIILLLIIANGVFAMSELAVVSSRKTRLQQLANKGNKKAATALDLANSPNHFLSTVQVGITLIGIMAGAFGGATLANRLAIALKTIPTVAPYADALAFGIVVLVITYLSLIMGELVPKRLAMSNPERIATALAQPMQTLSTIVYPLVHLLSGSTDLVLRLLGINPSDEPEVTEEEIKVLLQQGTESGMIEEAEQDMVERVFRLGDRRVSSLMTPRPDIVWLDVDDSIEINRRVISQSAHSRFPVCQGELDNVLGVVHVNYLLKRMFEDQSINLVESLQQPLFIPESTRALKILELFKQASTHVGLVVDEYGVIQGLVTLDDILQAIIGDIPSISTLEEPQAIQREDGSWLLDGMMSVDEFKEVLEIEEIPGEERGNYHTLGGFVIMHLGRIPTSADYFEWQGLRFEVMDMDGNRVDKVMVMPHRNQINKNSLESSQN, encoded by the coding sequence ATGGCTGTTGAAATTTTCATCATTCTGCTCCTGATCATTGCTAACGGTGTATTTGCCATGTCTGAGCTTGCAGTGGTTTCATCCCGCAAGACTCGCCTGCAACAACTCGCGAATAAGGGCAATAAGAAAGCCGCTACAGCCCTGGATCTGGCCAATTCCCCCAACCATTTTCTGTCCACTGTTCAGGTCGGAATCACCCTGATTGGCATTATGGCCGGTGCTTTTGGAGGAGCCACCCTTGCCAATCGGCTCGCGATCGCCCTGAAGACCATTCCCACCGTTGCACCTTATGCAGATGCTCTAGCTTTTGGCATCGTGGTGCTGGTGATTACCTATCTCTCTCTGATTATGGGAGAACTGGTGCCAAAGCGTCTGGCCATGAGTAATCCAGAAAGGATTGCCACTGCCCTTGCCCAGCCCATGCAGACCCTCTCGACGATCGTGTATCCCCTCGTCCATCTCCTGAGCGGTTCCACCGATCTGGTGCTGCGGTTATTGGGGATCAACCCGTCCGATGAACCAGAGGTGACAGAGGAGGAAATCAAAGTCCTGCTGCAACAGGGAACCGAGTCCGGCATGATTGAGGAAGCGGAACAGGACATGGTAGAGCGAGTCTTTCGCCTGGGCGATCGACGGGTCAGCTCTCTCATGACCCCGCGCCCAGATATTGTCTGGCTAGATGTCGATGACTCGATCGAAATCAATCGCCGGGTGATCAGTCAGAGTGCCCATTCTCGCTTTCCCGTTTGCCAGGGAGAACTGGATAACGTTCTGGGGGTCGTGCATGTCAACTATCTCTTGAAGCGGATGTTCGAAGACCAGTCGATCAACCTGGTGGAATCTCTACAACAACCCCTCTTTATCCCCGAAAGTACCAGAGCCCTGAAAATCCTGGAGCTATTCAAACAGGCCAGTACCCATGTGGGCCTGGTGGTGGATGAATACGGGGTGATCCAGGGTTTAGTCACCCTGGATGACATTCTGCAGGCGATTATTGGAGATATCCCCTCCATCAGCACCCTGGAAGAGCCCCAGGCCATTCAGCGAGAGGATGGCTCCTGGTTGCTGGATGGGATGATGTCCGTGGATGAGTTCAAAGAAGTGCTGGAGATTGAAGAGATCCCCGGCGAAGAACGGGGCAACTACCACACCCTGGGGGGGTTTGTGATTATGCATCTGGGCCGGATTCCCACCTCTGCCGATTACTTTGAGTGGCAGGGCCTGCGGTTTGAGGTGATGGATATGGATGGCAATCGGGTCGATAAGGTGATGGTGATGCCACACCGAAATCAGATCAACAAGAACTCCCTGGAATCCTCCCAAAACTAG
- the mfd gene encoding transcription-repair coupling factor, producing MAFSAIIRSLGRLPLTSELSTKLNQQQFLTLNGLPRLPKGIVTSALAQFRQRPLLVITATLEEAGRWTAQLEAMGWQTVHFYPTSEASPYEPFDPEAEMTWGQMQVLADLVKNVQSQSSAISTLAIVATDRALQPHLPPVEAFRAFCLTLQRGMELDLATLSSELARLGYERVSLVEMEGQWSRRGDIIDLFPVASELPVRLEWFGDELDQLREFDPATQRSLDRIDHLTLTPTGFGPIVFPELTGKWAEAVQAHLSPQEQEKFAEKNPPEGIRRFLGLAYDRPASLLDYLPAETLIAIDELDQCRAHSDRWLEHSEEQWQEVSTLPKIHRSFQEAQAEVDCFLRLYLTELAEEKVGLNLASRPVPAIPHQFGKLAETLRGERDRGFAIWLMSAQPSRSVSLLQEHDCPAQFIPNPRDFLAIEKLQNQKTPVALKYSGAAELEGFILPTFRLVLVTDREFFGQHSLASPAYVRKRRRAASKQVDPNKLQLGDFVVHKSHGIGRFLKLESLTINQETRDYLVLQYADGLLRVAADQVGSLSRFRAVGEQPPELSKMSGKAWEKTKSKVRKSIKKLAVDLLQLYANRAQQQGFPYPIDSPWQEEMEDSFAYQPTPDQLKAIQDVKRDMESDRPMDRLVCGDVGFGKTEVAIRAIFKAVTAGKQVALLAPTTILTQQHYHTLKERFAPYPVQVGLLNRFRTAEERRNIQQRLVTGELDIVVGTHQLLGKEVRFRDLGLLVVDEEQRFGVNQKEKIKTLKTQVDVLTLSATPIPRTLYMALSGVREMSLITTPPPSRRPIKTHLAAYESELVRTAIRQELDRGGQVFYVVPRVEGIEEISGRLREMIPGARLAIAHGQMPEAELEATMLTFSNGDADILLCTTIIESGLDIPRVNTILIEDAQRFGLSQLYQLRGRVGRAGIQAHAWLFYPRQDTLSDAARQRLRAIQEFTQLGSGYQLAVRDMEIRGVGSLLGAEQSGQMDAIGFDLYMEMLEEAIQEIRGQEIPQVDDTQIDLSLTAFIPADYIPDLDQKMSAYRAVAAASSKAELTQIAAEWSDRYGPLPTAAQQLIRVLELKQVARKLGFSRIKPEGNQHVVLETPMEEPAWNLLRANLPENLHTRFVYSPGKVTVRGLAMMGADRQLDNLIDWLSKMQGALPEAVLTR from the coding sequence ATGGCTTTCTCTGCAATTATTCGGTCCCTGGGGCGATTGCCCCTCACCTCAGAACTGTCCACTAAGTTGAATCAACAGCAGTTTCTGACGTTGAATGGCTTACCTCGTCTGCCTAAGGGTATCGTTACGTCTGCGCTGGCGCAGTTTCGGCAGCGACCACTGCTGGTGATCACCGCCACCCTGGAGGAAGCAGGCCGCTGGACGGCCCAACTGGAGGCCATGGGCTGGCAAACCGTCCATTTCTATCCCACTTCAGAGGCCTCCCCCTACGAGCCTTTTGATCCGGAAGCTGAAATGACTTGGGGACAGATGCAGGTGTTGGCCGACCTGGTTAAGAATGTCCAGAGCCAATCTTCAGCGATCTCTACCCTGGCGATCGTTGCTACCGATCGCGCCCTCCAGCCCCATCTGCCACCCGTTGAGGCGTTTCGGGCCTTTTGCCTGACCTTGCAGCGGGGTATGGAGTTGGATCTGGCCACCCTCAGCAGCGAACTGGCCCGCCTGGGGTATGAGCGGGTGTCTCTGGTGGAGATGGAAGGGCAGTGGAGCCGTCGGGGAGACATCATTGACCTGTTCCCGGTCGCGTCGGAGTTGCCGGTGCGCCTGGAGTGGTTTGGAGATGAGCTGGATCAGTTGCGGGAATTTGATCCGGCGACTCAACGATCGCTGGACCGGATCGATCACCTCACTTTGACGCCGACTGGCTTCGGTCCGATTGTTTTCCCAGAACTGACCGGGAAATGGGCAGAGGCTGTCCAAGCCCACCTCTCGCCCCAGGAGCAGGAGAAGTTTGCCGAAAAGAATCCACCGGAAGGGATTCGTCGTTTCCTGGGGCTGGCCTACGATCGACCGGCCTCCCTGCTGGATTACCTGCCTGCCGAAACCCTGATTGCGATCGATGAACTGGATCAGTGTCGCGCCCACAGCGATCGCTGGCTGGAACACAGTGAAGAACAGTGGCAGGAAGTCAGTACCTTACCCAAAATTCATCGCTCCTTCCAGGAAGCCCAGGCTGAGGTGGACTGCTTCCTGCGGCTGTATCTGACAGAACTGGCGGAAGAAAAAGTAGGGCTGAATCTGGCCAGTCGGCCCGTACCCGCGATTCCCCACCAATTTGGCAAGCTGGCGGAGACCTTGCGGGGAGAACGCGATCGGGGGTTTGCGATCTGGCTGATGTCGGCCCAACCCTCCCGCTCGGTGTCCTTGTTGCAGGAGCACGACTGCCCGGCCCAGTTTATTCCCAATCCCAGGGATTTTCTGGCGATCGAGAAGCTGCAAAACCAGAAGACCCCCGTGGCCCTGAAATATTCCGGGGCAGCGGAACTGGAGGGTTTCATTCTGCCGACCTTCCGGCTGGTTCTGGTTACCGATCGGGAATTCTTTGGCCAGCATTCCCTGGCCAGTCCGGCCTATGTGCGTAAGCGGCGACGGGCAGCATCCAAGCAGGTGGACCCGAATAAACTCCAACTGGGGGATTTTGTCGTTCATAAGAGCCATGGCATTGGGCGGTTCCTGAAGCTGGAAAGCCTGACCATCAATCAGGAAACCCGCGATTACCTGGTGCTGCAATATGCGGATGGCCTGTTGCGAGTGGCTGCTGATCAGGTGGGTAGCCTGTCTCGCTTTCGCGCCGTTGGGGAGCAGCCGCCGGAACTGAGTAAGATGTCCGGCAAAGCCTGGGAGAAAACGAAAAGTAAGGTCCGCAAGTCAATTAAAAAACTGGCGGTGGATCTGCTCCAGCTTTATGCCAACCGGGCGCAACAACAGGGCTTTCCCTACCCGATCGACAGCCCCTGGCAGGAAGAGATGGAAGACTCTTTTGCCTATCAGCCTACCCCGGACCAGCTCAAGGCCATCCAGGATGTGAAGCGGGATATGGAGAGCGATCGGCCTATGGATCGGCTGGTCTGTGGCGATGTCGGCTTTGGCAAGACAGAAGTGGCCATTCGTGCTATCTTCAAGGCCGTCACCGCCGGGAAACAGGTGGCGTTGCTGGCTCCCACGACGATTCTGACCCAGCAGCACTACCACACCCTGAAGGAGCGGTTTGCCCCCTATCCTGTTCAGGTGGGTTTGCTGAACCGGTTCCGGACGGCTGAGGAACGGCGCAATATTCAGCAACGATTGGTGACGGGTGAGCTGGATATTGTGGTTGGAACCCATCAGTTGCTGGGGAAAGAGGTGCGCTTCCGGGATCTGGGGCTGCTGGTGGTAGATGAGGAACAGCGCTTCGGGGTGAACCAGAAGGAGAAAATTAAGACCCTCAAAACTCAGGTGGATGTGCTGACCCTGAGTGCGACGCCCATTCCCCGCACTCTGTACATGGCCCTGTCGGGAGTCCGGGAAATGAGTCTGATTACCACACCACCGCCTTCTCGCCGTCCGATCAAAACCCATCTGGCGGCCTATGAATCTGAATTGGTGCGGACGGCCATTCGTCAGGAACTGGATCGGGGTGGTCAGGTCTTCTATGTGGTGCCCCGGGTGGAAGGGATTGAGGAAATTTCCGGTCGTCTGCGGGAGATGATTCCGGGGGCCAGACTGGCGATCGCCCATGGCCAGATGCCAGAGGCGGAGTTGGAGGCTACCATGCTCACCTTCAGTAACGGAGACGCCGATATTCTGCTCTGTACCACGATCATCGAATCCGGTCTGGATATTCCTAGGGTGAATACGATCCTGATTGAGGATGCCCAGCGCTTTGGCCTATCTCAGTTGTACCAGTTGCGGGGCCGGGTTGGCAGGGCCGGGATTCAGGCCCATGCCTGGTTATTCTATCCGCGCCAGGACACCCTATCGGACGCGGCCCGTCAGCGGTTGCGGGCGATTCAGGAGTTCACCCAGTTGGGGTCGGGCTATCAGTTGGCTGTACGGGATATGGAAATCCGGGGGGTAGGCAGTCTCCTGGGGGCGGAACAGTCGGGGCAAATGGATGCGATCGGCTTTGATCTCTATATGGAAATGCTAGAGGAAGCCATCCAGGAGATTCGCGGTCAGGAAATTCCCCAGGTGGACGACACCCAGATCGATCTCAGCCTGACGGCCTTTATTCCGGCAGACTATATCCCCGATTTGGATCAGAAGATGAGTGCCTATCGGGCGGTGGCCGCAGCTTCCTCAAAAGCGGAACTCACCCAGATTGCGGCTGAGTGGAGCGATCGCTATGGTCCCTTGCCAACGGCAGCCCAACAACTGATTCGGGTGCTGGAGCTGAAACAGGTAGCCCGCAAACTGGGTTTCTCCCGCATCAAGCCAGAGGGCAATCAGCATGTGGTGCTCGAGACGCCGATGGAGGAACCAGCCTGGAATTTGCTCCGGGCTAACCTGCCGGAGAATCTGCACACCCGCTTTGTCTACAGCCCCGGTAAAGTAACCGTGCGGGGACTGGCGATGATGGGGGCTGATCGACAACTTGACAACCTGATCGACTGGTTGAGCAAAATGCAGGGAGCCCTGCCAGAAGCTGTTCTTACCCGTTAG
- a CDS encoding Uma2 family endonuclease, translated as MDVVITPESIDLSPGGEVILCHQTWANYEALLESRQDQAAIKISFDASTQKLRLMAPLPKHGNGSDILADLVKCLLRHQGQDWQSFHPVTLKRFKQIGLEPDSCFYIQNRAAILGKETIDLECDPPPDLAIEIDLTSFTQPEDYEPIGVPELWIYQGQTLAIYLFDGQHYQASSTSLLFPNIPVPQLMPTYVEQAWTEGSSVALRAFESTLQNY; from the coding sequence ATGGATGTCGTAATTACGCCAGAAAGCATCGATCTGTCGCCCGGTGGAGAAGTGATTCTCTGTCATCAAACCTGGGCCAATTATGAGGCCCTCTTAGAGAGCCGTCAGGACCAGGCTGCGATCAAAATTTCCTTTGATGCCAGCACTCAGAAACTTCGTCTTATGGCCCCTTTACCCAAACACGGTAATGGTTCGGATATTCTTGCCGATTTGGTTAAATGTCTGCTCCGCCATCAAGGGCAAGACTGGCAAAGCTTCCATCCTGTGACGTTGAAGCGGTTTAAACAGATTGGGTTAGAACCCGATAGCTGTTTTTATATTCAAAATCGTGCCGCTATTTTAGGAAAAGAAACGATCGATCTGGAGTGTGATCCTCCCCCAGATTTAGCCATTGAAATTGACCTGACTTCCTTCACGCAACCAGAAGATTATGAGCCGATCGGGGTGCCTGAACTCTGGATTTACCAGGGTCAAACTCTGGCGATTTATCTGTTCGATGGACAGCATTACCAGGCCAGTTCCACCAGTCTTCTCTTCCCGAATATTCCTGTGCCGCAACTGATGCCAACCTACGTTGAGCAAGCCTGGACAGAAGGTTCGAGTGTTGCTTTAAGAGCCTTTGAAAGTACGTTGCAAAATTATTAA
- a CDS encoding DUF29 domain-containing protein, which translates to MPVPETNSETAKHPMAAPNLYNADFYAWTQEQALLLRTQQWSRIDLPNLIEEIESLGKQQRQELRNRLSLLLGHLLKWHYQPQHRSRSWLATLRIQRLDITELLEDNPSLTPYVAAAVRKAYLKGVELAVGETNLPHRTFPTECPYSLAEILDSRFYPGEPSEWIEAEQDKSP; encoded by the coding sequence ATGCCCGTGCCCGAAACAAATTCAGAAACGGCAAAACATCCCATGGCTGCGCCCAATCTCTACAACGCCGATTTCTATGCCTGGACACAGGAACAGGCTCTGCTGCTGCGCACCCAACAGTGGAGCCGAATTGATTTGCCAAATCTCATTGAGGAAATTGAATCTTTGGGAAAGCAGCAACGCCAGGAACTTCGTAACCGCTTGAGCCTGTTGCTTGGGCATTTGCTGAAATGGCACTATCAACCCCAACATCGCAGCCGTAGCTGGTTAGCAACCCTTCGCATTCAACGCCTGGATATCACTGAACTTCTGGAAGACAACCCCAGTCTCACCCCCTACGTTGCAGCAGCAGTTCGCAAAGCGTATCTGAAGGGGGTGGAACTGGCAGTTGGAGAGACAAATTTACCGCATCGCACATTTCCGACAGAATGCCCTTACAGTTTGGCGGAAATCCTGGATAGTCGCTTCTATCCCGGTGAACCGAGTGAATGGATCGAAGCAGAACAGGATAAATCACCCTAA
- a CDS encoding antibiotic biosynthesis monooxygenase yields MDQPYSQSDPITLVISEIVHPDRIPEYEAWTQGINQAVQQFEGFLGAELFRPRDHDYPEYVVILKFDTYENFRTWTTSAVYRDWMEKSRGLVTVRSRQQFLSGMELWFTLPSALKSSAQPAYYKKVIIGILSVYPLIVLSNLLLGPLLAGLPPLLGLLISVSLVSALLTYPVMPWLTQWLEFWLYPSVTKRHNRVDNGHRSP; encoded by the coding sequence ATGGATCAACCCTATTCCCAGTCCGATCCGATTACGTTGGTGATTTCTGAGATTGTTCACCCCGATCGCATTCCGGAATACGAAGCTTGGACCCAGGGGATTAATCAGGCAGTCCAGCAGTTTGAGGGCTTTCTGGGGGCCGAATTGTTTCGGCCTCGAGATCATGACTACCCCGAATATGTGGTGATTCTCAAGTTCGATACCTATGAGAACTTCAGAACCTGGACGACCTCCGCCGTTTACCGGGACTGGATGGAGAAATCCCGTGGACTGGTCACGGTGCGATCGCGCCAGCAATTTCTCAGTGGCATGGAACTTTGGTTTACCCTCCCATCCGCTTTGAAATCATCTGCCCAACCGGCCTATTACAAAAAGGTGATCATCGGCATTCTGTCTGTTTATCCCCTGATTGTCTTGAGTAATCTCCTGTTAGGGCCTCTGTTAGCCGGATTGCCCCCCCTGCTGGGGTTGTTGATTTCCGTCAGTCTCGTTTCTGCCCTGTTGACCTATCCAGTGATGCCCTGGTTAACCCAGTGGTTGGAATTCTGGCTCTACCCCTCCGTAACCAAACGGCACAACCGGGTAGACAATGGTCATAGGAGCCCATAA